A window of the Besnoitia besnoiti strain Bb-Ger1 chromosome VI, whole genome shotgun sequence genome harbors these coding sequences:
- a CDS encoding hypothetical protein (encoded by transcript BESB_069670), with the protein MSFFKSKRVVAVALLVGLSATVDAAPAVADPSVESFFGADALAEESYIDSLSQMDGVEGEVDGHDDKDKGKDKDDGKDKKRPPPPPPTTTTTTRPTTTTRRPPSKHIPAPPTKHVPPPPSKHMPPPPAKHTPAPPTKHVPHPPPAKHIPPPAKHVPAPPAKGTPVPVPVPSPVMTKAKFKKLLLLLMLGSQRFKKIMSDEDHNGVAELIRDYDTGKLEDLEHMLWESYQESAGTEDDFATFFRQLKDVAME; encoded by the coding sequence ATGTCGTTCTTTAAAAGCAAACGTGTGGTTGCCGTGGCGCTCCTCGTAGGGCTCTCTGCGACAGTCGATGCGGCTCCGGCCGTTGCGGATCCGAGCGTTGAAAGTTTCTTTGGCGCAGACGCGTTAGCGGAGGAGAGCTACATCGATTCCCTTTCGCAGATGGATGGTGTCGAGGGTGAGGTGGATGGGCATGATGATAAGGACAAAGGAAAGGACAAGGATGACGGGAAGGATAAGAAGCGTCCACCTCCTCCGCCACCCACAACTACGACAACGACGCGGCCAACAACCAcaacgcggcggcctccctcGAAGCACATTCCGGCTCCACCAACAAAGCAtgttccgccgccgccaagcAAGCAcatgccgcctcctccggcgaaACAtaccccggcgccgccgacgaagcACGTTCCACACCCGCCTCCGGCTAAGCACATACCCCCACCTGCAAAGCATGTGCCAGCGCCCCCTGCCAAGGGCACACCGGTTCCCGTCCCAGTTCCTAGCCCGGTGATGACGAAGGCGAAGTTCAAGAaactgctgcttcttctgaTGCTCGGCTCACAGCGCTTCAAGAAGATCATGTCTGACGAGGACCACAACGGCGTGGCTGAGTTGATTCGAGATTACGACACTGGCAAGCTTGAGGATCTGGAGCACATGCTCTGGGAGTCTTACCAAGAGAGCGCCGGGACGGAAGACGACTTCGCCACATTCTTCCGTCAGCTGAAAGATGTCGCGATGGAGTAG
- a CDS encoding hypothetical protein (encoded by transcript BESB_069680) — protein sequence MSFFKSKRVVAVALLVGLSATVDAAPAVADPSVESFFGADALAEESYIDSLSQMDGVEGEVDGHDDKDKGKDKDDGKDKKRPPPPPPTTTTTTRPTTTTRRPPSKHIPAPPTKHVPPPPSKHMPPPPAKHTPAPPTKHVPHPPPAKHIPPPAKHVPAPPAKGTPVPVPVPSPVMTKAKFKKLLLLLMLGSQRFKKIMSDEDHNGVAELIRDYDTGKLEDLEHMLWESYQESAGTEDDFATFFRQLKDVAME from the coding sequence ATGTCGTTCTTTAAAAGCAAACGTGTGGTTGCCGTGGCGCTCCTCGTAGGGCTCTCTGCGACAGTCGATGCGGCTCCGGCCGTTGCGGATCCGAGCGTTGAAAGTTTCTTTGGCGCAGACGCGTTAGCGGAGGAGAGCTACATCGATTCCCTTTCGCAGATGGATGGTGTCGAGGGTGAGGTGGATGGGCATGATGATAAGGACAAAGGAAAGGACAAGGATGACGGGAAGGATAAGAAGCGTCCACCTCCTCCGCCACCCACAACTACGACAACGACGCGGCCAACAACCAcaacgcggcggcctccctcGAAGCACATTCCGGCTCCACCAACAAAGCAtgttccgccgccgccaagcAAGCAcatgccgcctcctccggcgaaACAtaccccggcgccgccgacgaagcACGTTCCACACCCGCCTCCGGCTAAGCACATACCCCCACCTGCAAAGCATGTGCCAGCGCCCCCTGCCAAGGGCACGCCGGTTCCCGTCCCAGTTCCTAGCCCGGTGATGACGAAGGCGAAGTTCAAGAaactgctgcttcttctgaTGCTCGGCTCACAGCGCTTCAAGAAGATCATGTCTGACGAGGACCACAACGGCGTGGCTGAGTTGATTCGAGATTACGACACTGGCAAGCTTGAGGATCTGGAGCACATGCTCTGGGAGTCTTACCAAGAGAGCGCCGGGACGGAAGACGACTTCGCCACATTCTTCCGTCAGCTGAAAGATGTCGCGATGGAGTAG
- a CDS encoding leucine zipper-like transcriptional regulator (encoded by transcript BESB_069700), translating into MRGLSHQGSGCGMNRQPDAQQQGNENAAAGPSSCCQKQLSPCSHRCRYGGCGTRGGCGPGAAEGSCPANALRRWRPVQCLGDERPERRSGAASVVYGDCLYLFGGYGGHSRLDDLCKFDFVQRRWSKVKAANSPSARENNGAVVYRGCMYIFGGYSGIHWLQDLHAFDFEKEEWREIETGGQKPSARFGFVSALCGTEGLLYLYGGYDGTSWLRDMHELNLLSSQWAETRQHGHLPSGRSCPSWAHHENCIYMFGGYDGVNRLNDFFCFHIPTRCWTLIATHPPPTSPLSASPSSSSPYTFSSLRQDRAVSGGHVGASGRDSVDATRPSSPRSSRSSSRPAAWVEDSRGRASTSNVAGSVAFRGDEAERLSASGSGGRGASGGGAYGWYSQNASGASFGGGSSGGAGAVVFPQAGSGSGGVRESYEATDEGGVTCWRCTHSQIGAGVGEAFVCAPRDSCRSGTAGGGAVGAPSARYFHAAAAHGNCLYIFGGYNGQERLNDLYVFNLDTHEWQVVEARDTPSGRSSMVAQVYKNALYIFGGYNGHNVLNDFHEFKFPAVAIPPSTFIADLRRLLAPPDSDVTFVVEGGRLLHACKAILVARSEHFRALFQSGLKETEMAKNGVPISIGGVQYEVMAALLEYLHADMVSKRLSCQQIVQLMIAAERFCVDRLKCLCVEALRRMLSVTTVVEVLIAANDHNIVDLKEICLDYLLEHEEEVKDRNAMRPLVDHSALLYEVFMRSRRRRSPSGSRDSHSAHSPTGGGREGRAGSGGARDQLRGMDVRFMSCHGAHQGRGCSACGGGSCGDACEYRTHDR; encoded by the exons ATGCGGGGACTGTCTCATCAGGGGTCCGGCTGCGGGATGAACCGCCAGCCGGACGCCCAGCAGCAAGGCAACGAGAATGCCGCCGCCGGTCCCTCAAGCTGCTGCCAGAAGCAACTGTCCCCTTGCAGCCACAGATGCCGCTACGGGGGCTGCGGGACCCGCGGCGGATGTGGTCCCGGGGCTGCGGAGGGTAGCTGTCCTGCGAATGCGCTTCGGCGTTGGCGCCCTGTGCAGTGCCTGGGAGACGAGAGGccggagaggcgaagcggagctGCCAGTGTGGTGTATGGAGACTGTCTGTACTTGTTTGGAGGCTATGGGGGGCACTCCCGACTGGATGACTTGTGTAAATTCGATTTCGTGCAACGGCGCTGGTCCAAAGTGAAAGCCGCAAACAGCCCGAGCGCCCGAGAGAACAACGGCGCCGTGGTGTATCGTGGCTGCATGTATATTTTTGGTGGGTATTCTGGCATTCATTGGCTGCAAGATCTGCATGCGTTTGACTTCGAAAAGGAAGAGTGGCGTGAGATAGAAACAGGAGGGCAGAAGCCGTCTGCTCGCTTTGGCTTCGTTTCGGCCTTGTGTGGAACGGAAGGGCTTTTGTATCTGTATGGAGGGTACGACGGTACCAGCTGGCTGCGAGACATGCATGAGTTGAATCTTCTGTCGTCTCAGTGGGCGGAAACGAGGCAGCACGGGCATCTTCCCTCTGGGCGTTCCTGCCCTTCGTGGGCTCACCACGAGAACTGTATCTACATGTTTGGTGGATACGACGGCGTCAACCGCCTCAATgattttttctgttttcacATTCCCACACGGTGCTGGACGTTGATCGCGACGCATCCACCTCCGACCTCTCCTCTgtccgcttcgccgtcgtcgtcttctccgtaCACTTTcagctctctgcgccagGATCGGGCGGTTTCGGGAGGGCACGTGGGAGCCAGCGGCAGGGACAGCGTCGACGCAACGAGGCCTTCATCGCCCCGGAGTAGCCGTTCTTCGTCGCGACCAGCCGCGTGGGTGGAGGACtcccgaggccgcgcgagcacGTCCAACGTCGCGGGAAGCGTCGCATTCAGGGGGGATGAGGCCGAGAGGCTCTCGGCGAGCGGAAGTGGGGGCCGTGGGGCGTCGGGTGGCGGCGCTTACGGATGGTACTCCCAAAATGCATCCGGCGCAAGCTTTGGAGGGGGCAGCAGTGGAGGCGCCGGTGCTGTGGTCTTCCCCCAGGCCGGGtccggcagcggaggagtcCGCGAGTCCTACGAGGCAACCGACGAGGGCGGAGTGacctgctggcgctgcacgCACAGTCAGATTGGCGCGGGCGTGGGCGAAGCTTTCGTCTGCGCCCCTCGAGACAGCTGCCGCTCAGGCACAGCAGGCGGGGGCGCCGTAGGCGCGCCATCGGCGAGATATTTCcatgccgctgcagctcacGGAAACTGCCTTTATATCTTTGGGGGCTACAACGGACAAGAGAGGCTTAACGACCTCTACGTCTTCAATTTGG ACACGCATGAGTGGCAGGTagtcgaggcgcgagacaCGCCCAGCGGGCGCAGCTCGATGGTTGCTCAGGTCTACAAGAACGCGCTCTATATCTTTGGAGGCTACAACGGCCACAACGTTCTGAATGACTTTCACGAATTCAAATTTC ctgctgtggCGATCCCTCCTTCCACGTTCATTGCTGaccttcgtcgcctcctcgcgccgccggacaGCGACGTCACGTTCGTGGTTGAAGGCGGCAGGCTTTTGCACGCGTGCAAGGCCATTCTTGTGGCGCGTAGTGAACACTTCCGAGCGCTCTTCCAGTCCGGTTTGAAGGAGACAGAAATGGCCAAGAACGGAGTTCCCATCAGCATCGGGGGCGTGCAGTACGAG GTCATGGCTGCGTTGCTGGAGTACCTCCACGCGGACATGGTCTCCAAGCGGCTGTCGTGCCAGCAGATCGTGCAGCTGATGATTGCCGCCGAGCGG TTCTGCGTCGACCGCCTGaagtgtctctgcgtcgaaGCGCTTCGCCGCATGCTGAGCGTGACCACGGTTGTTGAGGTGCTCATTGCTGCGAACGACCACAACATCGTGGATCTGAAGGAAATCTGCCTCGACTACCTTCTTGAGCACGAGGAAGAAGTGAAGGACCGCAACGCCATGCGCCCTCTCGTTGACCACTCCGCCCTCCTGTACGAGGTGTTCATGCGGAGTCGACGTCGACGTTCCCCCAGCGGAAGCCGGGACTCCCACTCGGCGCACAGCCCCACTGGGGGCGGACGAGAGGGCCGGGCGGGctcgggaggcgcgcgtgacCAACTGCGTGGCATGGATGTTCGCTTCATGTCGTGCCATGGAGCCCATCAAGGTcgtggctgcagcgcgtgcggcgggggCTCCTGCGGTGACGCTTGCGAGTACCGAACCCACGACCGGTAG